In a single window of the Thunnus thynnus chromosome 9, fThuThy2.1, whole genome shotgun sequence genome:
- the LOC137189750 gene encoding immunoglobulin kappa light chain-like — MIGRLAPLILLSTLSLIQTKEIFQQISLTVAEVGDNFTLICPVSGDEPGLFYWYKLSFGYMFQTVAEGSFNKITRIGQFNNSRFTVGRSNTQYVLNIRNVSKEDEATYFCQAGSAYIMTFINGTLLAVKDHRDQQKSFYVKQSPETESVQSGKSVTLECLLLSKKKENESQCPDERSVYWFRYGSGDSHSGIIYTEKTRSDEHDKRSCVYSLSTTIWNSSDTGTYYCAVVTCGEILFGKGTKVDLRKELYPAVIVLWTLLACCVIVIVALITFRNRKPVCEHCKGGLTASYHVGNERSPEDQSNNMDGEAAALNYVALDFPSRKAKRWKNKSELPQDCLYSGMSD; from the exons ATGATCGGAAGACTGGCTCCTTTGATTCTTCTAAGTACATTGT CTCTGATTCAAACTAAAGAGATTTTTCAACAGATCTCTTTAACTGTGGCTGAAGTTGGTGATAATTTTACTCTGATATGCCCAGTCTCTGGGGATGAACCCGGTTTGTTTTACTGGTATAAGCTGAGTTTTGGATATATGTTCCAAACTGTTGCTGAGGGATCTTTTAACAAAATCACACGTATAGGACAATTTAACAACTCAAGATTCACAGTTGGACGAAGCAATACTCAGTATGTTCTTAACATCAGAAATGTAAGCAAAGAAGATGAAGCAACATACTTCTGTCAAGCTGGATCAGCATACATAATGACCTTTATTAATGGCACACTTCTGGCTGTGAAAG ATCATAGAGATCAGCAGAAATCTTTCTATGTGAAACAAAGTCCAGAGACGGAGTCAGTCCAGTCAGGCAAGTCAGTGACTCTCGAGTGTTTGCTTCTCtccaagaagaaagaaaatgaaagccAGTGTCCAGATGAACGCAGTGTGTACTGGTTCAGATATGGATCAGGAGACTCACACTCAGGCATCATTTACACTGAGAAGACCAGGAGTGATGAACATGACAAAAGGAGCTGTGTCTACAGTCTGTCCACAACTATATGGAACTCCTCTGATACTGGGACTTACTACTGTGCTGTGGTCACATGTGGAGAGATCCTGTTTGGAAAAGGAACTAAAGTGGACTTAA GAAAAGAACTGTACCCAGCTGTCATTGTGCTTTGGACACTGCTGGCCTGTTGTGTGATTGTGATCGTTGCTCTAATAACCTTCAGGAATCGAAAGCCAGTTTGTGAACATTGCAAAG GAGGATTGACTGCTTCCTATCATGTTGGAAATGAAAGATCACCAGAGGATCAATCAAATAATATG GATGGTGAAGCAGCTGCACTGAACTATGTAGCACTGGATTTCCCCTCAAGAAAAGCTAAAAGATGGAAGAATAAAAGCGAGTTACCACAGGACTGTTTGTACTCTGGCATGAGTGACTGA
- the LOC137188689 gene encoding uncharacterized protein, producing MIVLWVTLLVLHQGYALIPVITVQLGEPANLTCALRNYDFSRHSLYWYKQIAGDTLKSFVQLYKSTTPQYVFSSTRLDIQTDKNFSNLTILSTTEEDEGMYHCAIIEWNNLEWSGTYLLVKGNTERTSNYTVVQWPTVSDPVHPGDSVTLQCSILSEYENKTCPGGHSVYWFRARSNASHPDLIYTDGSRDECRKKTGIHSSSKSCVYRFSKNVSSSDDGTYYCAVATCGEILFGNGTKLELGESVCHYVFLPAENSLNKALPPTRSLNKHIPTFNLRNHRGCSLSSLLVP from the exons ATGATCGTGTTATGGGTAACACTGCTTGTTCTTCATCAAGGAT atgCGCTGATTCCAGTGATCACAGTTCAACTTGGTGAACCTGCAAACTTGACATGTGCTTTGCGTAATTATGATTTCAGCAGACATAGTCTTTACTGGTACAAGCAGATTGCCGGTGATACTCTGAAATCATTTGTGCAACTGTATAAATCTACAACACCTCAGTATGTGTTTTCTTCCACAAGATTGGACATACAAACTGATAAGAATTTTAGTAACCTGACCATTTTGAGTACAACCGAAGAAGACGAGGGAATGTACCATTGTGCAATCATAGAGTGGAATAATCTTGAATGGAGCGGGACATATTTGTTAGTTAAAG GAAACACTGAAAGGACATCAAACTATACTGTTGTTCAGTGGCCGACAGTGTCTGATCCAGTCCATCCAGGAGACTCTGTGACTCTCCAGTGTTCAATCCTCTCTGAATACGAGAACAAGACGTGTCCAGGAGGacacagtgtttactggttcaGAGCCAGATCAAATGCATCTCATCCAGACCTCATCTACACTGATGGAAGTCGTGATGAATGTAGAAAGAAAACTGGCATTCACTCGTCTTCAAAGAGCTGTGTCTATCGCTTCTCTAAAAACGTCAGCTCCTCTGATGATGGGACTTATTACTGTGCTGTGGCCACATGTGGAGAGATATTATTTGGAAACGGAACTAAACTGGAACTTG GTGAATCCGTCTGTCACTACGTCTTCCTTCCTGCTGAGAACAGCCTGAACAAAGCCCTGCCTCCCACTCGTAGCCTCAACAAGCACATCCCCACCTTTAATCTACGCAACCACAGAGGCTGCAGTCTGTCCAGCCTACTCGTGCCATAA